A single region of the Vicia villosa cultivar HV-30 ecotype Madison, WI linkage group LG4, Vvil1.0, whole genome shotgun sequence genome encodes:
- the LOC131595513 gene encoding uncharacterized protein LOC131595513 — MGTEILLPQDCLHERIRVPPASFSRRRTYGNCHNQYNNYGNGNSNTFYGATNSGRINRRPVVRPEQRKRERRPSFDDLKIAKGSELVMEKVMILRRGESLDSKMNSEGLKKEGDDLVVIGTQRLGPDPNMVPKQIRIVDFKTGCEVYAGSAFAMSPSPSALPIPSFQRKFAPVAVDDSATRDLRRLLRIA; from the coding sequence ATGGGAACCGAGATTTTGCTACCACAGGATTGTTTGCATGAACGCATCAGAGTTCCTCCGGCGAGTTTTTCCCGGCGAAGAACTTATGGAAATTGCCATAATCAATATAACAATTATGGAAATGGCAATAGTAATACTTTTTATGGCGCAACAAACTCCGGGAGGATTAACCGGAGACCAGTTGTTCGGCCGGAGCAAAGAAAACGTGAGAGAAGACCTAGCTTCGATGATTTGAAGATTGCGAAAGGTAGTGAATTGGTGATGGAGAAGGTGATGATTCTCAGGAGAGGCGAATCGCTTGATTCGAAGATGAACAGCGAGGGTTTGAAGAAGGAAGGTGACGATTTGGTTGTCATCGGAACACAGAGACTAGGACCCGACCCGAATATGGTTCCTAAACAGATCCGGATCGTTGATTTCAAGACCGGTTGCGAAGTTTACGCCGGATCCGCGTTCGCGATGTCACCGTCGCCGAGCGCTCTTCCGATACCGTCTTTTCAGAGGAAGTTTGCGCCGGTGGCCGTCGACGACTCCGCTACGCGGGATCTG